A region from the Papaver somniferum cultivar HN1 unplaced genomic scaffold, ASM357369v1 unplaced-scaffold_22, whole genome shotgun sequence genome encodes:
- the LOC113340623 gene encoding uncharacterized protein LOC113340623 has translation MHFLAPIRRLEAALRDLQQRNLSLEFENYQLRNLKSRSRGSSRRGTSGPRPNQASATCSGTKQFRSIGTTPTPPVRGYGPPEDSSTDDKRRERNNQQINTRSDNTTEAKLRELEEKIRKLSGTGEGDKLAEVISDAERTPFTQELELRAFPLKCTLLTFPSRFDSSRDAIEHLKMYSMSLIQWKNYEVVMCKFFPASLEGEARKWFYNLAPGTVDSYETLVEAFLETYMQNSRPRPRVNRLFTLARRFREPLRSLTDRWRNLCTEIGKVPVDQQIFGFENALGRSDPIWAAMFTEKPQTLKEMRKMQEHFISLEEIQEESIDRGVQEASASPESTSHDTHRRPEKRPSPPVRGNGKKEWIDKGKRPRHEARTYTPLNAPLEEIFKEVEKRNDIIYPASRGIQFEETKDHPEYFQYHRYRGYSTNNCREVKYIVHHLIRDGYLRQFVRHPAQTSAVPNAPVHLVRIDRSTQFANTISHSTTQAYNLNPGIMSRIHKIDHNGREIFSVAKALPMEPWMMRPIFFSAQDVPMNGQAHSDPLVITLLIEEWGGEVTLRVSDGGGYLDTLTTFCVVDVASPYEATIGIPWIAGIKGVASAYHQRLRFPTYKGIAEVVGDPQEARQCMKVDAQINEEQRARKRGEKKKAKEAKVAEELEKVISQAVMDYEAQGSEPS, from the exons atgcactttttagcacccATCAGAAGGCTAGAGGCGGCTTTAAGGGATCTTCAGCAGAGGAATCTGTCTCTCGAGTTCGAGAACTATCAACTACGGAACTTAAAGTCGAGGTCGAGAGGATCCTCAAGACGAGGGACATCGGGTCCAAGGCCGAATCAGGCAAGCGCCACATGCAGTGGGACCAAGCAATTCCGGTCGATCGGGACCACCCCGACACCACCTGTCAGGGGATACGGTCCACCCGAGGATTCATCGACAGATGACAAAAGGCGCGAGAGGAACAATCAGCAGATAAACACAAGGTCCGACAATACGACTGAAGCCAAGCTGAGAGAGTTGGAGGAAAAGATAAGGAAGCTGTCAGGAACCGGCGAAGGAGACAAGCTCGCCGAGGTTATAAGTGACGCCGAGAGGACCCCGTTCACCCAAGAGTTAGAACTGCGGGCCTTCCCACTTAAGTGCACGCTCCTCACCTTCCCATCCAGGTTCGACAGCTCGAGAGACGCGATTGAGCACTTGAAGATGTACTCAATGTCCCTAATCCAATGGAAAAACTATGAGGTGGTAATGTGCAAATTCTTCCCGGCAAGCTTGGAAGGTGAGGCAAGGAAATGGTTTTACAACCTCGCACCAGGGACAGTTGACAGCTACGAGACTCTAGTCGAAGCTTTCCTAGAAACGTACATGCAAAACAGCAGACCTCGGCCCAGGGTCAACAGGTTATTCACGTTGGCCAGACGGTTCAGAGAACCTCTCAGATCCTTGACCGATAGATGGAGAAATTTGTGTACGGAAATTGGGAAAGTACCAGTCGACCAGCAGATATTCGGGTTCGAAAATGCACTTGGGAGGTCGGATCCCATCTGGGCAGCCATGTTCACTGAGAAACCACAAAcattgaaagaaatgaggaaaatgcaagagCATTTCATCTCCCTAGAAGAAATTCAGGAAGAGTCAATAGATAGAGGAGTGCAAGAAGCTAGTGCATCACCCGAGTCAACGTCGCACGATACTCATAGACGGCCCGAGAAGCGGCCGAGTCCGCCCGTGCGAGGAAATGGGAAGAAGGAATGGATAGATAAAGGGAAGAGGCCGAGACACGAGGCGAGAACGTACACCCCTTTGAATGCTCCActggaagaaatcttcaaagaagTCGAAAAAAGGAATGACATTATATACCCAGCTTCAAGAGGGATACAGTTCGAGGAGACCAAGGATCACCCGGAATATTTCCAATATCATCGGTATCGAGGCTACTCTACAAACAACTGTCGAGAAGTAAAATACATCGTGCACCACCTTATCAGAGATGGTTATCTGAGACAGTTCGTCCGACATCCAGCCCAAACGTCCGCAGTGCCCAACGCACCAGTCCATCTGGTTCGGATCGACAGATCCACGCAGTTTGCCAACACGATTTCGCATTCCACCACTCAAGCGTACAATCTGAATCCTGGAATAATGTCTAGAATCCACAAGATAGATCATAATGGGAGGGAAATTTTCAGTGTAGCAAAAGCTTTGCCTATGGAACCATGGATGATGCGACCTATCTTTTTCTCGGCCCAGGATGTCCCGATGAACGGCCAAGCTCACAGTGATCCTTTGGTTATTACCCTGCTAATTGAGGAATGgggg GGCGAAGTAACTCTAAGGGTATCGGACGGAGGTGGCTACCTGGATACTTTAACCACATTCTGTGTGGTTGATGTCGCCTCGCCCTATGAAGCTACTATCGGAATACCATGGATCgcgggaatcaaaggagtggcatcgGCCTATCATCAAAGATTACGGTTCCCAACGTACAAAGGGATAGCGGAGGTCGTAGGAGATCCACAAGAAGCGCGACAGTGCATGAAGGTCGATGCCCAGATAAATGAGGAGCAACGAGCAAGAAAAAGGGGAGAGAAGAAAAAGGCTAAAGAAGCCAAAGTCGCAGAAGAACTAGAAAAGGTTATTTCACAGGCGGTCATGGATTACGAAGCACAAGGAAGCGAGCCTTCATAG